The following proteins are encoded in a genomic region of Leptolyngbyaceae cyanobacterium:
- a CDS encoding alpha/beta fold hydrolase, translating into MKKITKKQPLVLLAIALLLITLSWWGAIAARTGLIVRSLHRNNIPMLYIAPKNAQKVPGVLVAHGFAGSKQLMLGYGHVLAHAGYAVMLWDFGGHGANPAPLKGFSLQKDLDIATNVLLAQPEVDSGRLALLGHSMGSGAVMSAGIQKRDRFAATIAVSPTGADVTPTTPRNLQLQAGSWEGGFINNAQRLLKMAGGENSNLVQRRGRELVIIPNVEHITILFSNPSYQAARRWLDATFGVQNNSNYIDRRMIWYSLHLLAWLILLAAIAPSFISDVPKTKVVKIRSWFGLLLAPFAAISVVSAISQQGEIANLGGLMVGGALGIWFFVAGIVWLCIIWRLPRPTIKRVGLGLGLFAILWIAFGAMAQVVWLQWWLIPTRLKLFPLLSLACFPWFLASGISQQGASIVKRIAWWLLETTILVSSLFLTVFLVPQLGFIYLILPIFPLVMAILHLAAAQIKEGWSYGIGSAIFFGWMLAAAFPLAA; encoded by the coding sequence ATGAAAAAAATTACCAAAAAACAGCCATTAGTTTTACTGGCGATCGCGCTGTTGCTAATCACACTTTCTTGGTGGGGAGCGATCGCTGCCAGGACTGGGTTAATTGTGCGATCGCTTCACAGGAACAACATACCGATGTTATACATCGCACCAAAAAATGCCCAGAAAGTACCTGGTGTATTAGTAGCGCATGGGTTTGCCGGTTCCAAGCAATTGATGTTAGGATACGGCCATGTTTTAGCCCACGCCGGATATGCGGTGATGTTGTGGGATTTTGGCGGACATGGTGCGAATCCTGCGCCTTTAAAAGGTTTTTCACTGCAAAAAGACTTAGATATCGCCACAAATGTCCTTTTAGCGCAACCGGAAGTTGATTCTGGGCGTTTAGCGTTATTAGGTCATTCGATGGGTAGCGGTGCGGTGATGTCGGCGGGAATTCAAAAACGCGATCGCTTTGCCGCTACTATAGCAGTTTCTCCCACCGGTGCCGATGTCACGCCCACAACACCCCGCAACCTTCAATTGCAAGCGGGTAGCTGGGAAGGCGGTTTTATCAACAATGCACAAAGACTTTTAAAAATGGCAGGTGGAGAGAATAGCAATTTAGTTCAAAGAAGAGGAAGAGAATTAGTAATTATACCGAATGTAGAACATATCACGATTTTATTTAGCAACCCTAGCTATCAAGCAGCCAGAAGATGGTTAGATGCTACCTTTGGCGTGCAGAATAATAGTAATTATATCGATCGCCGGATGATTTGGTATAGTTTGCATTTATTAGCATGGTTGATATTGTTAGCAGCAATTGCACCAAGTTTTATTTCTGATGTACCAAAAACAAAAGTAGTTAAAATTAGAAGCTGGTTCGGTTTACTTTTAGCGCCATTTGCTGCAATTAGCGTAGTTTCTGCAATCAGTCAGCAAGGAGAAATTGCCAATTTAGGTGGCTTAATGGTAGGTGGTGCATTAGGTATTTGGTTTTTCGTAGCGGGAATAGTGTGGTTGTGCATAATTTGGCGTTTACCACGTCCGACAATTAAAAGAGTAGGATTAGGCTTAGGATTGTTTGCAATTCTTTGGATTGCCTTTGGTGCAATGGCGCAAGTAGTTTGGCTTCAGTGGTGGTTAATTCCCACCCGATTAAAGTTATTTCCCTTGTTATCATTAGCTTGTTTTCCTTGGTTTCTCGCATCGGGAATATCCCAACAAGGTGCGAGTATTGTCAAACGAATAGCCTGGTGGCTTTTAGAAACTACTATATTAGTAAGCAGCTTATTTTTAACAGTTTTCCTTGTCCCGCAACTGGGTTTTATCTATTTAATATTACCCATATTTCCACTTGTAATGGCGATTCTTCACTTGGCGGCTGCTCAAATCAAAGAAGGTTGGAGTTATGGGATTGGTAGCGCTATTTTCTTCGGTTGGATGTTGGCGGCGGCGTTTCCTTTGGCTGCATAA